In the Salvia splendens isolate huo1 chromosome 16, SspV2, whole genome shotgun sequence genome, CTAtcagatggagtatataattactTACTTTTGCATTGCAAGCATGCCTTTAGACGTAAGTACATCAACCACGTCAAGTTAAAATAAGTGCAACCTATTAGAGTCAATCAGACAATAGCTTGTTTCCACGGTTTGCTTCCGTTTTCTTTAAGCTCCAGTGAAATCTATGCTAATTATCATATGTTCCCAACCAACACCAGCAATATCTTATTGTGTGGATCTCGAAGAACCCAATTTTACTGATGATGGTGAAGTGATAGTACTGTATGCTAAAATAGAATGTATAAGTTTATACGTGTCACAGAAGATAATTGTTCCAGAAATTGTTTTTGGCTGCATTTGGTAATACATTTACGggttgttcggtttgcaagattgtattcggcattaaatttgttgtgtgtttggatcatgagattcaaccccacaactcaatcatatatagataatcatgggataattagtcatagctaaccccttatgacaaaaataatcttacaactcaatcctagattgtatcttggtattattttatcttgcaaaccgaacccCACCTTAGTGTATTGCTGTTACCTGCTACGTACCATACACGAGCTTCTAGCCTCTCAGCCGCTTATTCAGGGTCTATTTTATTTAGCTTTGTGGTTAACCAGGTATTCAATTTTTTCCCAAAACTTTACTCTCCTGACAGGACTTAGACAAGAAACCTTCACTCGGTTTCCGCATTCATGCTGAGTTTAAACTAGGTTTTTTGTTCTAATAATCTTTATCACTTATTGATTATTATAACATTTTGTTTGCAGGGCACAAAACCAGCCGGACTGGGAAACTTGTTTTCCTGCACAAGATTTTTACTGGAAGCAGATTGCCGAACCTGTAATGCAGCTATACACAGAAACAACAGATGGTTCTTTCATAGAAGCAAAAGAGAGTGCACTTGTCTGGAATTACCAGCTTGCAGATCCAGATTTTGGCTCGTGTCAGGCTAAGGAACTTCATGATCACCTCGAGAGTGTTCTGGCAAACGAACCTGTTTCTGTCAAGAGTGGCCAGCACATTGTTGAAGTAAAGCCCCAGGTTAGCCTACAAGACTGCATCTAGTTTTCGGCTAATATTTTACTACCTTTTTCATCTTGTCCAAGAAATTATTTTCACTTACACATATATTCCGTATCTGACCTCTCATTGTCTCAACTAGGAGACATGAACAGTATTGAAGTGCTATATAACACGGATACTTCACTTTGTTGCCGTATCgcgtatcggatacgtatccgataccgatacgcgacggatacgcgacggatacgtatcctgggcgtatccgcgggatgggccgtattgggccggGAAACCTCAGATTCGATACGTATCTCGGTGGATACGGCCCAGTTTAAAGCCCATCTAAAGGAGCCGGCCCGATAGAATTAACGGGCTGGACCAAAAAGCCCATTTGTGATGTAGCCCATTGCAGCTGGATGAACAAATCTAGCTCTATAAATAATGATGCTCTATACAATATAAGATTCCACACAATTGAGAAAGCCGCAGCTAGGTCAAAAACTCCCCGCCTCCATAGATTCGGTATgcttttttttttagatttttcgtTTTATGTATCTATTTTTGCCATCGCTTTTCTATGTTATAATTCAGTTTTTTGCTCccccaattcaattcaattataatttcaGCAGTATGGCATCTCCAAATCTGAGTGCTACTGCTGCTAGTTCTAGTGCTAGTTCTGCTGCTAGTTCTAGTGTTGGATCTGGGTCCAGACAAATAACTGATATCAGGGCTCCATTGTGGGATCATGTCACCATTCTAGAGAAGCCTAAACCTGGTGGAGGAAATATATTATGGAGATGCAACTATTGTCCATTTTCAAAAAGCACTAGCTATACAAGAGTTGAAGCTCATTTGCTGCAAAAATTAAGACAGGGGATTAAGACATGTCCAAATGTTTCATTTGAAATGCTGAGTGACATGAGGAGGGAAGTGGAAAAGTGTAAGGAGCTATTGGAAAGATCAAAGGCATGCACTGTTTCTTTGCCTGTAGCTCCTTCAGACAACAGCAAGAGGACCAAGAGGGGGCCTGTTTCTCAATTGGAAAAATCATGGGCATTGCAAGACCGCAAGCACTTGGATGCTTTAATTGTTAGAGCAATGTTTTCTGGAGGGATTTCTTTCAACTTTCTGAGAAACCCATATTTTAGAGAAGCTTTTGCATTTGCTTGCAGCCGCAATTTGCCAAGTTACACAATACCTGGGTATAACAGGGCAAGGGAATCACTGCTCAAGCAAGAAAGAAGGCACATAGAGACTCTATTGGAGAGTACAAAGAGCACATGGCCAGAGAAAGGGGTCACAATCTGCTCTGATGGTTGGTCAGATCCTCAGAGGAGGCCAatcatcaacttcaccgctgtTTCTGAGAAAGCACCAATGTTTTTGAGGGCTGACAATTGTGAAGGAGAATACAAGTCAAAAGAATATATTGCTGAGAAGTTGAGGGCTATCATTGATGAAGTAGGTCGACAAAATGTGGTACAAATCATCACAGATAATGCTGCAAATTGCAAAGGTGCGGGTCTTTTAATTGAAGCTGAAAATGATCACATATTTTGGACACCTTGTGTAGTGCATACTCTCAACCTTGCTATGAAAAATATATGTGAACCTAAACTGCCAAGGACACCTACTGATGAGGATATGCAGGTTTGGAGTCGATTAGAATTTATAAACAATGTCAAAGTTGAGGCTACTatgatcaagaatttcataatgAATCATGGCATGCGTCTTTCCATGTTTAATGAGTTCAGCCATTTGAAGTTGCTCTCTATTGCTGAAACAAGATTTGCATCGGTTGTGTGTATGCTAAAACGGTTTGTTGAGGTAAAAGCAGCTCTCCAACACATGGTGATTAGTGACAAATGGAGCATCTACAAAGAGGATGCTTCAACTGCCCAACATGTAAAGGAAAAAATACTAAGTGATGTCTGGTGGGGCAATGTGGAATACATTCTTAGGTTCACTAGTCCTATCTATGATATGATACGCTTTGCGGACACCGACACCCCGTGTCTTCACTTAATCTATGAGATGTGGGATTCAATGATTGAGAAAGTGAAGAAAGAAATATATTTGTATGAAGGGAAGGAACCAAATGAGGAGTCAGACCTCTACTCTGTTATTCATGATATATTGATTGCTAGGTGGACAAAAGGCAATAATCCACTTCATTGTTTGGCTCATTCACTCAATCCAAGGTAATATGCACTGTGCAATTAAAATTCAGATTCTTTGCtcttcattttttcattttaacttCATGATCTAAATTGCTGCCAATTCCAGATTTTACAGCAACATGTGGCTTCAAGAAGGTGCTGGCCGACTACCCCCCCACAAGGACAAGGAAATATCACAAATGAGGATGACTTGCTTCAAGAAATTCTTTCGCATACCGCAAGAGTTGGCTGCAGTGAAGGAAGAATATGCAAGGTTTTCTAGTTGTTCAGAAGAATTCAATGACCCTGATTCTATACATGATAGATGGGCTGTTTCCCCAATGACATGGTGGACAAATCATGGACAATCTATCCCTCTTTTGATGAGTTTGGCCATGAAACTGCTCAGCCAACCGGCCTCTTCTTCTTGCTGTGAAAGAAATTGGAGCACATATAGCTTCATCCATAGTGTCAAGAGAAATGCCTTAACTCCTGAGCGGGCTGAAGATTTGGTCTTTGTGCACTCAAATCTGAGACATTTGTCAAGAAGAACTGATGCATACAAGAAAGGAGAGACAAGGATGTGGGATGTTGGGGGAGATTCTTTTGATTCCCTTAGTGGTGTTGGTCTTCTTGAAGTTGCTGACCTCTCCATTGATGAACCTGAGTTGCAGGCTGTATCATTTGGATTGGGTGATGCCGAGGATGAAGGTGTGGAGCTGGAGGAGACGGGGAATGAGGAAGAAGCTTGATGTTGATGGCTTGATGCTAGTTTGCTACTACCTTTTAATTATTTCCTAATTTAGAACCTGCTGCTATCATGTTATTTTGAGTGTAATAGACCTTTAATGTCTCTATGTTGAattagaatatctattttgtaatttattttgcactattattatttattaaaaaaaatagttaaaacgtaTCCGCGTATCGGGTTGTTTGGGAAAGAGCCGTATCCGCGTATCCGTATCCTTCGGATACCGATACGCGTATCCGTATCGGTGCCGCATAGTTGAAGTGTAGTATGTTAAGTGGTACGGATTTAAACAAGCTAAATATTGTGAAATTGCTGTTAAAGTTAGTGTTGTCAAAATTGGAATGCGTTCTAGCATTCTTGGATTCTCAATAGTTCCACCGCATCTACTCGTGCGACTGAAATATGGCGCAAGTAGGCAGACTCATGACTGATATCTTGTTGAACGCATTCCTGAACGTGTTTTGTGTCCACTAGGGGGTCAACAAAGGCGTTGTAGCTGAGAGGATTCTAGCAATGACGCGCAAAAAGGAAGTGCTTCCCGATTTTGTGCTGTGCATAGGTGATGACCGGTCTGATGAGGACATGTTTGAGGTGATCATGAGTGCCAAGGACGATGGTTCCCTCTCTCCGGTAGCTGAAGTGTTTGCATGCACAGTTGGGCAGAAGCCGAGCAAGGCCAAGTACTACTTAGAGGATACCACGGAGATCTTGAGAATGTTCGAGAACCTTGCAGATGCATCTGAGCAGACCTCTAAAACTGTTTCCTTTTCTCCACAGCAGCAAGTCATCAATCAAGTATGAAGTAGAGCAGCATTTATTTGCTTGTGTTGGTTTAATGCAAAAAGTTCCAATATGATGGATGTTTCTCATAACTAGCTTTAATAGTTTTATGTAAATTGCTATCAATTCCTCTGGATTATAGAATTAGAGTTGTAGTCTAGTTACGTATTGCAACATGGTATGGATACTATTATTCCACTTCATCTAattttagtatttaattttatctttatagtatttattttcataGATGATTAGGATTTGGCTTAATTTATTATTCTCTTGCATGAAGGGTCATGGTCTCTCTCCTATCTTAACAACTCACGCTTCTTCCCTCTTGGAATAGGAGTTCTTGTTTTGCATGTTCTATTACGTATTAATCTCTGATAAATACTCTCTGTTTAAGAAAATAGAAACTCAATACTTTTTGATTCGTGtcctaaattttttatttttatttttatttttaggagacATTAACAAtaatttcactactttttcttttcatctctatTACATTACCCATTTTTTGAAAATCTTattcactcttattttattaattttacattaaaatttgtgctACTTCCAAAGTTCCTATTTTTAATTGAGAGAGAATGTATCAATTGGTGTTCTCATAGAAAACACATGGTTCTATCGCCTTTCTCGCCCAACTCGCTAAGTTGAAGCCACAATCAACGCTTACCACATGGAATTCTATGCTTATAAATTGAAGCAAGTAGATCGGGAACCCTAATATTGATTAAACAAAATACAACGGATGATATAGAAGACTTAGAACCCATTctatttgaaatattatatttCATGATTGAATATGTATTATGTTAGGTTTATGAAATTGTATTGGGCGGATCTACATAGAGGGGTGGTGGGGctggggcatttgcccctccttaaaaatttatttcaatgacatttttcttcaaatttaaaaatttattttaaattttcctTTACATCAAATCTTGGCTACACCCTTCACGACTTATATCTAGATGAATAATTATACGTAAATAAGTTATAACCATCCActtcaactaaaataattttacaatttaatcataaataaatattttcatatgatcagtggcggatccagggtTAGGAGGAGGCGACTGCCCCTCTCCGGCGACCCCCTACCATGGACCTGGACATGAATCTTTTATCGTCGCCCCCTCCGATAGCTTCCGTCGTTACCCCTCCTTCGTTAGCTCCTGATAAATTTTATTGCATCCCTCCATTATAGAATGATAATGAGTTATAGCAACCGAACAATATTTTTATGGACCAATTGGATTTCAATTAAGTGCAAGTAGTCTTAATATAACCTTATAGTGTTATAcatccagagcctttgtcctagcggcaaagaggttagacattattgcatgagatGCTGAGTTCACAttagttgtaatttttatttgtaattccCTCCTTTATATacaagtttttttaaaaaaaaattatagtgtTATACATAAAGCGATAAtgtttgttttaaaattttggtttATGCTTACAAAATGtgcataaaattaattaacaccATATGTAAAGAAGTGTAAGCAAATTCAATACATAAAAGTAAGAAACAACGGAAACCTAGCTAAAGTTGCATCGCACTCCTAAATTTAATTTCTTTCTGAAACCTCGAAATCGAATTGACGATTCCTACTTGCCATGgcaaagaaacaaaataatcCTCTGAAAAATGGGGATGCAAACAACGTTTCCGAATCTAACTACGCTTCTAATTCATCCACAGTTTTCAAGACCTTGTTCGGCGAAGTTCCAGCTGCAAATTGTCTCTTCTCCGATAACAATCCGTTCCACCGGAAATTTCTGAAAGCGCCGCTGCCAATTGAAGAATCGAGATTAGGGTTTGCAGGGAAAGAAAAGATAGACGCCGAATACGAGGCGAATTTCGAGAATTCGGATTTCTCTGAGGCGAAGAAgcaaaagaaaaggaagaaatCAAAAGCCGAGAGAGAAAGTTCCGGTTTTGATGCTGAGAAGAGCAAAAAGGGGAAGAAAGGGAAACTGAAGGAGGGCGATAATGGTGAGAAAAACAATTTAGGCTCTGAATCAGAAGAAACTGTTAGGAAAGATTATGAGGGAAATGGTGATAAAAACgaaaagaagaaaaggaagaaggTTAAGAGAGATAAGGTTGAGGCGGAGTACGAGGCAAAGAGATACGGTGTAaatgatgagattgatgaaagtGAGGTGGtgggagagaagaagaaaatggaaaATCCGGAGGATATGGTGGTGGCTAAGGAAGGTTTTGATGATGAAGGTAAGCTGTTGAGGACTATATTCGTTGGGAACTTGCCGCTAAAgttgaagaagaaggagatagcCAAGGAGTTTAGCCAGTTTGGTGAAGTCGAGTCTGTGAGGATTCGATCTGTTCCCATTGTTGATGTGAGTCTGATCTGCTGCCTTGGCTTTCTTGTGCTCTGTTTATGGGATTGTTTTTTGTGTGTAAGAGTGATGGTGGTCTTC is a window encoding:
- the LOC121771436 gene encoding uncharacterized protein LOC121771436 isoform X3, with the translated sequence MASPNLSATAASSSASSAASSSVGSGSRQITDIRAPLWDHVTILEKPKPGGGNILWRCNYCPFSKSTSYTRVEAHLLQKLRQGIKTCPNVSFEMLSDMRREVEKCKELLERSKACTVSLPVAPSDNSKRTKRGPVSQLEKSWALQDRKHLDALIVRAMFSGGISFNFLRNPYFREAFAFACSRNLPSYTIPGYNRARESLLKQERRHIETLLESTKSTWPEKGVTICSDGWSDPQRRPIINFTAVSEKAPMFLRADNCEGEYKSKEYIAEKLRAIIDEVGRQNVVQIITDNAANCKGAGLLIEAENDHIFWTPCVVHTLNLAMKNICEPKLPRTPTDEDMQVWSRLEFINNVKVEATMIKNFIMNHGMRLSMFNEFSHLKLLSIAETRFASVVCMLKRFVEVKAALQHMVISDKWSIYKEDASTAQHVKEKILSDVWWGNVEYILRFTSPIYDMIRFADTDTPCLHLIYEMWDSMIEKVKKEIYLYEGKEPNEESDLYSVIHDILIARWTKGNNPLHCLAHSLNPRFYSNMWLQEGAGRLPPHKDKEISQMRMTCFKKFFRIPQELAAVKEEYARFSSCSEEFNDPDSIHDRWAVSPMTWWTNHGQSIPLLMSLAMKLLSQPASSSCCERNWSTYSFIHSVKRNALTPERAEDLVFVHSNLRHLSRRTDAYKKGETRMWDVGGDSFDSLSGVGLLEVADLSIDEPELQAVSFGLGDAEDEGVELEETGNEEEA
- the LOC121771436 gene encoding uncharacterized protein LOC121771436 isoform X2; translated protein: MYLFLPSLFYVIIQFFAPPIQFNYNFSSMASPNLSATAASSSASSAASSSVGSGSRQITDIRAPLWDHVTILEKPKPGGGNILWRCNYCPFSKSTSYTRVEAHLLQKLRQGIKTCPNVSFEMLSDMRREVEKCKELLERSKACTVSLPVAPSDNSKRTKRGPVSQLEKSWALQDRKHLDALIVRAMFSGGISFNFLRNPYFREAFAFACSRNLPSYTIPGYNRARESLLKQERRHIETLLESTKSTWPEKGVTICSDGWSDPQRRPIINFTAVSEKAPMFLRADNCEGEYKSKEYIAEKLRAIIDEVGRQNVVQIITDNAANCKGAGLLIEAENDHIFWTPCVVHTLNLAMKNICEPKLPRTPTDEDMQVWSRLEFINNVKVEATMIKNFIMNHGMRLSMFNEFSHLKLLSIAETRFASVVCMLKRFVEVKAALQHMVISDKWSIYKEDASTAQHVKEKILSDVWWGNVEYILRFTSPIYDMIRFADTDTPCLHLIYEMWDSMIEKVKKEIYLYEGKEPNEESDLYSVIHDILIARWTKGNNPLHCLAHSLNPRFYSNMWLQEGAGRLPPHKDKEISQMRMTCFKKFFRIPQELAAVKEEYARFSSCSEEFNDPDSIHDRWAVSPMTWWTNHGQSIPLLMSLAMKLLSQPASSSCCERNWSTYSFIHSVKRNALTPERAEDLVFVHSNLRHLSRRTDAYKKGETRMWDVGGDSFDSLSGVGLLEVADLSIDEPELQAVSFGLGDAEDEGVELEETGNEEEA